The following coding sequences lie in one Salmo salar chromosome ssa13, Ssal_v3.1, whole genome shotgun sequence genomic window:
- the LOC106567876 gene encoding acetylcholine receptor subunit gamma isoform X1 codes for MATHSFWTCLIATAGLLWGVTIPVSCNEESKLIGDLFRGYNKNIRPAAHPTDKVEVQVKLILTNLISLNEKEETLTTNVWIEIQWNDIRLAWNTSEYFGIEVIRVPYNTVWLPDIVLENNIDGKFDVAYYANVLIYSSGYMYWLPPAIYRSTCAIEITYFPFDYQNCTLVFRSQTYSANELEIILAVDTETEQPIEWVDIDPEAFTENGEWAIKHRPARKLINSRYSPDDLEYQEISFNLVIQRKPLFYIINIILPCSLISSLVVLAYFLPAQAGGQKLTVAISVLLAQTVFLFLIAQKVPETSLNVPLIGKYLIFVMSVTTLIATNQIVVLNISLRSPNTHTMSHTIKHVFLELVPRFLGMDPLVDDGEAEAEVNGVRERRRSSFGLMQRAEEYVLKQPRSEMMFDKQRERHGLTRSFVDGIDVSATASLYKSLAQAAPEIKECVDACNFITESTKQANDIGSEMESWVLIGKMIDKVCFWVAMALFSIGTVAIFLTGHFNSVPDFPFPGENKRYLPS; via the exons ATGGCAACGCACTCCTTTTGGACGTGTTTGATTGCAACTGCAGGCCTACTCTGGGGTGTGACAATACCAG TGAGTTGTAATGAGGAGTCTAAGCTGATTGGGGACCTGTTCAGAGGCTACAACAAGAACATCCGTCCAGCGGCACACCCCACTGACAAGGTGGAGGTGCAGGTCAAGCTGATCCTCACCAACCTCATCTCCCTG AACGAAAAGGAAGAGACTCTCACGACTAATGTCTGGATTGAGATT CAATGGAATGATATTCGCCTGGCCTGGAACACCTCTGAGTATTTTGGCATCGAGGTTATCCGTGTGCCTTACAACACAGTGTGGCTTCCTGACATTGTCCTTGAGAACAA CATTGATGGCAAGTTTGACGTGGCCTACTATGCCAATGTGTTAATCTACTCCAGTGGCTACATGTACTGGCTGCCTCCAGCTATCTACCGCAGCACATGTGCCATAGAAATCACCTACTTCCCCTTTGACTACCAGAACTGCACTTTAGTCTTCAGGTCCCAGACATACAGTGCAAATGAGTTGGAAATCATCCTGGCTGTTGACACGGAGACTGAACAGCCCATTGAGTGGGTGGACATTGATCCTGAGGCCTTCACTG AGAATGGTGAGTGGGCCATAAAGCACCGGCCAGCCAGGAAGCTGATCAACTCACGCTACAGTCCTGATGACCTGGAGTACCAGGAGATCTCCTTCAACCTGGTCATCCAGAGGAAACCTCTGTTCTACATCATCAACATCATTCTGCCCTGctcactcatctcctccctgGTCGTCCTGGCCTACTTCCTACCTGCACAGG CTGGGGGACAGAAGTTGACTGTGGCCATCTCTGTCCTGCTGGCTCAGACTGTCTTCCTCTTTCTTATTGCTCAGAAGGTCCCTGAGACATCTCTCAATGTCCCTCTCATTGGCAA GTACCTGATCTTTGTCATGTCTGTGACAACGCTCATCGCCACCAACCAAATCGTGGTGCTCAACATCTCCCTCCGCAGTCCAAATACCCACACCATGTCTCACACTATCAAACAC GTCTTCCTGGAGCTTGTCCCTCGATTCCTGGGCATGGACCCTCTGGTGGACGATGGAGAGGCGGAGGCGGAGGTGAATGGAGTGAGGGAGCGACGGCGTAGCTCGTTCGGCCTGATGCAGAGAGCGGAGGAGTATGTGCTAAAACAACCACGCAGCGAGATGATGtttgacaaacagagagagaggcatggcCTCACACGATCCTTTG tggatggtattgatgtgagcgCCACAGCCAGCCTGTACAAGAGCCTCGCCCAAGCTGCTCCTGAGATCAAGGAATGTGTGGATGCTTGTAACTTTATCACTGAGAGCACAAAGCAAGCAAATGACATTGGATCA GAAATGGAGAGCTGGGTATTGATTGGGAAGATGATTGACAAGGTTTGTTTCTGGGTGGCCATGGCCCTCTTCTCCATCGGAACGGTCGCCATCTTCCTCACGGGACATTTCAACTCCGTCCCAGATTTTCCATTCCCTGGGGAAAACAAACGATACCTCCCCAGTTAG
- the LOC106567876 gene encoding acetylcholine receptor subunit epsilon isoform X2, protein MATHSFWTCLIATAGLLWGVTIPVSCNEESKLIGDLFRGYNKNIRPAAHPTDKVEVQVKLILTNLISLNEKEETLTTNVWIEIQWNDIRLAWNTSEYFGIEVIRVPYNTVWLPDIVLENNIDGKFDVAYYANVLIYSSGYMYWLPPAIYRSTCAIEITYFPFDYQNCTLVFRSQTYSANELEIILAVDTETEQPIEWVDIDPEAFTENGEWAIKHRPARKLINSRYSPDDLEYQEISFNLVIQRKPLFYIINIILPCSLISSLVVLAYFLPAQAGGQKLTVAISVLLAQTVFLFLIAQKVPETSLNVPLIGKYLIFVMSVTTLIATNQIVVLNISLRSPNTHTMSHTIKHVFLELVPRFLGMDPLVDDGEAEAEVNGVRERRRSSFGLMQRAEEYVLKQPRSEMMFDKQRERHGLTRSFVDGIDVSLLH, encoded by the exons ATGGCAACGCACTCCTTTTGGACGTGTTTGATTGCAACTGCAGGCCTACTCTGGGGTGTGACAATACCAG TGAGTTGTAATGAGGAGTCTAAGCTGATTGGGGACCTGTTCAGAGGCTACAACAAGAACATCCGTCCAGCGGCACACCCCACTGACAAGGTGGAGGTGCAGGTCAAGCTGATCCTCACCAACCTCATCTCCCTG AACGAAAAGGAAGAGACTCTCACGACTAATGTCTGGATTGAGATT CAATGGAATGATATTCGCCTGGCCTGGAACACCTCTGAGTATTTTGGCATCGAGGTTATCCGTGTGCCTTACAACACAGTGTGGCTTCCTGACATTGTCCTTGAGAACAA CATTGATGGCAAGTTTGACGTGGCCTACTATGCCAATGTGTTAATCTACTCCAGTGGCTACATGTACTGGCTGCCTCCAGCTATCTACCGCAGCACATGTGCCATAGAAATCACCTACTTCCCCTTTGACTACCAGAACTGCACTTTAGTCTTCAGGTCCCAGACATACAGTGCAAATGAGTTGGAAATCATCCTGGCTGTTGACACGGAGACTGAACAGCCCATTGAGTGGGTGGACATTGATCCTGAGGCCTTCACTG AGAATGGTGAGTGGGCCATAAAGCACCGGCCAGCCAGGAAGCTGATCAACTCACGCTACAGTCCTGATGACCTGGAGTACCAGGAGATCTCCTTCAACCTGGTCATCCAGAGGAAACCTCTGTTCTACATCATCAACATCATTCTGCCCTGctcactcatctcctccctgGTCGTCCTGGCCTACTTCCTACCTGCACAGG CTGGGGGACAGAAGTTGACTGTGGCCATCTCTGTCCTGCTGGCTCAGACTGTCTTCCTCTTTCTTATTGCTCAGAAGGTCCCTGAGACATCTCTCAATGTCCCTCTCATTGGCAA GTACCTGATCTTTGTCATGTCTGTGACAACGCTCATCGCCACCAACCAAATCGTGGTGCTCAACATCTCCCTCCGCAGTCCAAATACCCACACCATGTCTCACACTATCAAACAC GTCTTCCTGGAGCTTGTCCCTCGATTCCTGGGCATGGACCCTCTGGTGGACGATGGAGAGGCGGAGGCGGAGGTGAATGGAGTGAGGGAGCGACGGCGTAGCTCGTTCGGCCTGATGCAGAGAGCGGAGGAGTATGTGCTAAAACAACCACGCAGCGAGATGATGtttgacaaacagagagagaggcatggcCTCACACGATCCTTTG TGGATGGTATTGATGTGTCTCTGCTACACTAG